The sequence AATTTTAACCAACATAAAAGGGGCAATATTCGTCATGTCCATATCGGGAGTCCAGTAACGGCCGTCTTCCAGCTTCTGAACGGTCTGGTCATTCAAAAAATCAACTCCATAAATAACTTCTCCCTGAGAATTTTTAGCATTCCATAATTGGGTGTCGAGGTTTACCCTGGCTCCATATTTTTTAGAAATAATATTAGACTGGCCGCCATTCAGGAAAGTATCGCTATATCCGTAAACCGTACGGAAATCCTGTAAATATAAGTTGACATTTAATGCTGTTCCCTGCCACAGGTTTTTATTGTCATAGCTTACTTTGAAATTGTGGTTTCTCGGAGTTCCCTGCGGTGTGGTTTCAAGACCTTTTCCTTCTCCTTCTCCAATAGTTGGAATTAAGCCGTATTTTCCTGTTTTTAATCCTAAATTAAGATCAGATTTTGAAGCATAACCAATATAAGACGCTTCAATTCTTTGATTGTCATTAATATTATAGCCTAACTTCAACATTCCGTTATAGTTATTCATTTTGGCGGTGCTGTAGGTCGGACTTAAATTTACTCCGTCTGCATCTTTCATGTAACCCGTTCTTTCGTAGGCAAAAGATGCTACATAATCGAATTTTTTCGCAAAACTTCCGGAAAGAAGCTGACTAGCCCTGAACCCTAAAGTTCCACCATAAGGTTGCCCTGTAATGCCAACTTGAGAAATTCCTGAAATTTTTTTATCAGAATTGCTTTTTCTTGTAATATAATTAATAATACCTCCGTCTGCGCCATTACCGTAAATTGATGAAGCTCCTTTGATCACCTCGATTCTTTCAATGACAGAAGGATCAATCAATCTCAAATCTCTCGCACCGTTTCGAAGTGGAGTAGACTGTGGAATTCCGTCAATTAAAACCAAAACCTGGCGTCCTCTCAAGGTTTGTCCGGTATTTGAGGTTTGCCCGGAACTGGTAGCCAAACTCGGAACCGTGTATTGTAAAATACTTGTAATATCTGAATTGACCGTCAGTTGAGACTGGATCTGTTTTTCTCCAACAATGGTTACAGAACTTGGTATTTCTTTAATGTTTTCTTTTTTTCTTGAAGCTGTCATGACAACCTCGTCTACATTTTTGGTCTGCAGAGAATCTTTTTCCTGAGCAAATGTTGTGATTGCAGCCAATGTCACTACAGATAGTATTATTTTCTTCATTACAGTGTTTTAATTGCTTTTTTCTTCTTTTTTCCCAACCATACTAAAAATCCCGTTACGGGTAATGAGGTGCAGATCAATCCTGCGATGAACCAAATGATTTTACCGGCTAATCCGAAATAGGAACCGGTATGAATGTCATAATTGGCATTTGCATATTTTTCTGCATTGTTAAGTTCCTGATGAGGTTTATTCGACAATAATTTTCCTGAATATTTATCAAATACAATCTGGTTTCTTACAGCAAATTTTCCGTCTTCACCATAGACTGTGACAGGAATATTTTTTAATTCTTTTCCTTTTTTATTTTTTCCGTTTACCGGAATTTTGAAGCTTGAAGATCCGGCATATAATTTTCTTGTTTCC is a genomic window of Chryseobacterium wanjuense containing:
- a CDS encoding TonB-dependent receptor, whose translation is MKKIILSVVTLAAITTFAQEKDSLQTKNVDEVVMTASRKKENIKEIPSSVTIVGEKQIQSQLTVNSDITSILQYTVPSLATSSGQTSNTGQTLRGRQVLVLIDGIPQSTPLRNGARDLRLIDPSVIERIEVIKGASSIYGNGADGGIINYITRKSNSDKKISGISQVGITGQPYGGTLGFRASQLLSGSFAKKFDYVASFAYERTGYMKDADGVNLSPTYSTAKMNNYNGMLKLGYNINDNQRIEASYIGYASKSDLNLGLKTGKYGLIPTIGEGEGKGLETTPQGTPRNHNFKVSYDNKNLWQGTALNVNLYLQDFRTVYGYSDTFLNGGQSNIISKKYGARVNLDTQLWNAKNSQGEVIYGVDFLNDQTVQKLEDGRYWTPDMDMTNIAPFMLVKIDLLKKLTIKGGLRYENMKVKVGDFNTLSTIKNDGTFTKSIFVTGGDLEYNALVANLGLRYNINPMINLFGSFSQAYSINELGRILRTSTSDTINNLETKPIIVNNYELGATGQITKWINYEITSYVSTSKLGATFIQSPDRALTIQRAPEVVYGVEGFVHFTPTRWINFGGSYSWMEGITSPKDDGDYSTKINNSRISAPKVLAYIQARPTQKLSVGLDMLHAFKQDRFDPNTKTGLYVYGEGEVPEYTVFNFKSSYEVNKNWKVSLGIENLFNTMYQPAIAWWAARDSDFNNSLGMRGTFMVEYKF